In the Phaseolus vulgaris cultivar G19833 chromosome 7, P. vulgaris v2.0, whole genome shotgun sequence genome, one interval contains:
- the LOC137830501 gene encoding uncharacterized protein isoform X2: MPAAGMRRTTRVFGMKGADTARVLRSGRRLWPDSGEVKTKRSSDGDEWAVTPAKAAKMDAVMTPRGTAKGKRQEAVVDARDSTVDRRFGIVYVRRRKGLKKEGSRRSVEVSRCVLSVVVSRCAGKSALFLRLLASVVRYAKRVRVSPRKLSGFFMSGAVNGVFASQGMQFVKGPPAVNSGICQFFGVTEFVPLFSVDFSAVPLCFEYLHSAMFFKSMLRSLFLVCNPINVRSDVEDMESDDDLLEYQNEKQISSNTFKGELSETVTVTSDVIEINDVLSLQSSVKSTTRAAGRNGQYRNMLNSRGIQKRRSSLRKRKARNPSMGGLRRNGAVAFELTGGRKGNNQFSGVTSSKRLRSLANGSTTGSLKEASSAIVDSKERLGLSSCSANLLVSEIHQCHRVEGAIVTLEMSASKEWLLTVKKDELTRSTFKAEKVMRPCSSNRFTHAIMYSLDNGWKLEFTNRQDWNVFKDLYKKCSDRNIPSTAAKFIPVPGVREVSSYAESNSFPFHRPDTYISVFGDELTRAMARTTANYDMDSEDEEWLKKFNNECQNPVSDDNFELIIDTLEKVYYCNPDELFDEKSATNGCQDLGSKEVVEAVYNYWMRKRKQKRSLLIRVFQGHQSKRAPLIPKPLLRKRRSFKRQPSQFGRSNQPSVLKAFAAEQDAMEENAMLRIEEAKANANMSMELAIHKRRRAQSLAQNADLATYKATMLIRIAEAALAAESVDDAAAYFLD; the protein is encoded by the exons ATGCCGGCGGCGGGGATGCGCCGCACGACGAGAGTGTTCGGCATGAAAGGAGCCGACACGGCTCGGGTTTTGCGCTCCGGGCGGCGGCTGTGGCCGGATTCGGGTGAGGTCAAGACGAAGCGATCCAGCGATGGGGACGAGTGGGCGGTGACCCCGGCCAAGGCAGCGAAAATGGACGCCGTGATGACGCCACGTGGCACCGCTAAAGGTAAACGCCAGGAGGCTGTGGTTGATGCACGCGACAGTACCGTTGATAGGAGATTTGGCATTGTGTATGTTAGGAGGCGGAAGGGGTTAAAGAAGGAAGGTTCTAGAAGGAGCGTGGAGGTTTCGCGTTGCGTGCTTTCGGTTGTTGTGAGTCGCTGTGCTGGGAAGAGTGCTCTGTTTTTGAGACTGTTGGCTTCGGTTGTGAGGTATGCCAAGAGGGTTCGGGTTTCGCCGAGGAAGCTTTCGGGGTTCTTTATGTCGGGGGCTGTTAATGGTGTTTTTGCGTCGCAGGGGATGCAATTCGTGAAG GGTCCTCCTGCTGTAAACTCTGGAATATGCCAGTTCTTTGGAGTCACAGAGTTCGTGCCATTGTTTTCTGTGGACTTTTCTGCTGTTCCTCTTTGTTTTGAGTATCTGCATTCTGCGATGTTCTTTAAATCTATGCTTAGGTCACTTTTTCTTGTATGTAATCCAATAAATGTGCGTAGTGATGTTGAGGATATGGAGTCAGACGATGATTTATTGGAATACCAGAACGAAAAGCAGATTTCTAGTAATACCTTCAAGGGGGAATTGTCTGAGACAGTAACTGTTACATCTGATGTTATTGAAATCAATGATGTTTTGTCATTGCAATCTTCTGTCAAGTCTACCACCCGGGCAGCTGGTCGAAATGGACAATATAGGAACATGTTGAACTCTAGAGGCATTCAGAAGAGGAGAAGTTCACTAAGGAAAAGGAAAGCACGTAATCCTTCAATGGGGGGTTTACGCAGAAATGGAGCAGTTGCTTTTGAGTTAACAGGTGGTAGGAAAGGTAATAACCAGTTTTCTGGTGTGACCTCTAGCAAGAGACTTAGGAGTTTGGCGAATGGTAGCACCACTGGTAGCCTCAAAGAAGCTAGTTCTGCTATAGTCGATTCAAAAGAAAGACTAGGTTTATCTTCATGCTCTGCAAACTTACTTGTATCAGAGATACACCAATGCCACAGGGTAGAGGGAGCAATTGTTACTTTAGAGATGTCTGCTTCAAAAGAATGGCTTCTCACTGTAAAGAAAGATGAATTAACAAGAAGCACATTCAAAGCAGAAAAAGTGATGCGTCCCTGCTCATCCAATCGATTCACTCATGCAATAATGTATTCTTTGGACAATGGGTGGAAGCTGGAGTTTACCAATCGCCAAGACTGGAATGTCTTTAAAGACCTTTATAAGAAGTGTTCTGATCGTAATATCCCTTCTACTGCTGCTAAATTTATCCCAGTTCCAGGTGTGCGAGAGGTCTCTTCGTATGCAGAAAGTAACAGTTTTCCCTTTCACAGACCAGATACATACATATCTGTCTTTGGTGATGAGTTAACTAGAGCAATGGCGAGGACAACTGCTAATTATGACATGGATTCTGAAGACGAAGAGTGGCTGAAAAAGTTCAACAATGAGTGTCAAAATCCTGTGTCAGATGATAATTTTGAGTTAATTATTGATACATTGGAGAAGGTTTATTATTGCAATCCAGATGAACTGTTTGATGAAAAATCTGCAACTAATGGTTGTCAGGACCTTGGTAGCAAGGAAGTGGTAGAAGCTGTATATAACTATTGGATGAGAAAACGGAAGCAAAAACGATCTTTGCTGATAAGGGTTTTCCAG GGTCATCAATCAAAGAGAGCTCCACTTATCCCTAAGCCCTTGCTGCGAAAAAGGAGGTCGTTTAAGAGACAACCCAGTCAGTTTGGTAGAAGCAATCAACCAAGTGTTTTGAAAG CATTTGCAGCTGAACAAGATGCCATGGAAGAGAATGCAATGCTGAGGATTGAAGAGGCGAAAGCCAATGCAAACATGTCGATGGAATTAGCCATACATAAACGCAGAAGGGCTCAATCTCTTGCTCAGAATGCAGATTTGGCCACCTACAAGGCCACAATGTTAATTAGAATAGCCGAAGCAGCTCTTGCTGCAGAATCAGTAGACGACGCAGCagcttattttcttgattga
- the LOC137830501 gene encoding uncharacterized protein isoform X1, with the protein MPAAGMRRTTRVFGMKGADTARVLRSGRRLWPDSGEVKTKRSSDGDEWAVTPAKAAKMDAVMTPRGTAKGKRQEAVVDARDSTVDRRFGIVYVRRRKGLKKEGSRRSVEVSRCVLSVVVSRCAGKSALFLRLLASVVRYAKRVRVSPRKLSGFFMSGAVNGVFASQGMQFVKGPPAVNSGICQFFGVTEFVPLFSVDFSAVPLCFEYLHSAMFFKSMLRSLFLVCNPINVRSDVEDMESDDDLLEYQNEKQISSNTFKGELSETVTVTSDVIEINDVLSLQSSVKSTTRAAGRNGQYRNMLNSRGIQKRRSSLRKRKARNPSMGGLRRNGAVAFELTGGRKGNNQFSGVTSSKRLRSLANGSTTGSLKEASSAIVDSKERLGLSSCSANLLVSEIHQCHRVEGAIVTLEMSASKEWLLTVKKDELTRSTFKAEKVMRPCSSNRFTHAIMYSLDNGWKLEFTNRQDWNVFKDLYKKCSDRNIPSTAAKFIPVPGVREVSSYAESNSFPFHRPDTYISVFGDELTRAMARTTANYDMDSEDEEWLKKFNNECQNPVSDDNFELIIDTLEKVYYCNPDELFDEKSATNGCQDLGSKEVVEAVYNYWMRKRKQKRSLLIRVFQGHQSKRAPLIPKPLLRKRRSFKRQPSQFGRSNQPSVLKGVYLCILTSVVNVCLISYSFSAFAAEQDAMEENAMLRIEEAKANANMSMELAIHKRRRAQSLAQNADLATYKATMLIRIAEAALAAESVDDAAAYFLD; encoded by the exons ATGCCGGCGGCGGGGATGCGCCGCACGACGAGAGTGTTCGGCATGAAAGGAGCCGACACGGCTCGGGTTTTGCGCTCCGGGCGGCGGCTGTGGCCGGATTCGGGTGAGGTCAAGACGAAGCGATCCAGCGATGGGGACGAGTGGGCGGTGACCCCGGCCAAGGCAGCGAAAATGGACGCCGTGATGACGCCACGTGGCACCGCTAAAGGTAAACGCCAGGAGGCTGTGGTTGATGCACGCGACAGTACCGTTGATAGGAGATTTGGCATTGTGTATGTTAGGAGGCGGAAGGGGTTAAAGAAGGAAGGTTCTAGAAGGAGCGTGGAGGTTTCGCGTTGCGTGCTTTCGGTTGTTGTGAGTCGCTGTGCTGGGAAGAGTGCTCTGTTTTTGAGACTGTTGGCTTCGGTTGTGAGGTATGCCAAGAGGGTTCGGGTTTCGCCGAGGAAGCTTTCGGGGTTCTTTATGTCGGGGGCTGTTAATGGTGTTTTTGCGTCGCAGGGGATGCAATTCGTGAAG GGTCCTCCTGCTGTAAACTCTGGAATATGCCAGTTCTTTGGAGTCACAGAGTTCGTGCCATTGTTTTCTGTGGACTTTTCTGCTGTTCCTCTTTGTTTTGAGTATCTGCATTCTGCGATGTTCTTTAAATCTATGCTTAGGTCACTTTTTCTTGTATGTAATCCAATAAATGTGCGTAGTGATGTTGAGGATATGGAGTCAGACGATGATTTATTGGAATACCAGAACGAAAAGCAGATTTCTAGTAATACCTTCAAGGGGGAATTGTCTGAGACAGTAACTGTTACATCTGATGTTATTGAAATCAATGATGTTTTGTCATTGCAATCTTCTGTCAAGTCTACCACCCGGGCAGCTGGTCGAAATGGACAATATAGGAACATGTTGAACTCTAGAGGCATTCAGAAGAGGAGAAGTTCACTAAGGAAAAGGAAAGCACGTAATCCTTCAATGGGGGGTTTACGCAGAAATGGAGCAGTTGCTTTTGAGTTAACAGGTGGTAGGAAAGGTAATAACCAGTTTTCTGGTGTGACCTCTAGCAAGAGACTTAGGAGTTTGGCGAATGGTAGCACCACTGGTAGCCTCAAAGAAGCTAGTTCTGCTATAGTCGATTCAAAAGAAAGACTAGGTTTATCTTCATGCTCTGCAAACTTACTTGTATCAGAGATACACCAATGCCACAGGGTAGAGGGAGCAATTGTTACTTTAGAGATGTCTGCTTCAAAAGAATGGCTTCTCACTGTAAAGAAAGATGAATTAACAAGAAGCACATTCAAAGCAGAAAAAGTGATGCGTCCCTGCTCATCCAATCGATTCACTCATGCAATAATGTATTCTTTGGACAATGGGTGGAAGCTGGAGTTTACCAATCGCCAAGACTGGAATGTCTTTAAAGACCTTTATAAGAAGTGTTCTGATCGTAATATCCCTTCTACTGCTGCTAAATTTATCCCAGTTCCAGGTGTGCGAGAGGTCTCTTCGTATGCAGAAAGTAACAGTTTTCCCTTTCACAGACCAGATACATACATATCTGTCTTTGGTGATGAGTTAACTAGAGCAATGGCGAGGACAACTGCTAATTATGACATGGATTCTGAAGACGAAGAGTGGCTGAAAAAGTTCAACAATGAGTGTCAAAATCCTGTGTCAGATGATAATTTTGAGTTAATTATTGATACATTGGAGAAGGTTTATTATTGCAATCCAGATGAACTGTTTGATGAAAAATCTGCAACTAATGGTTGTCAGGACCTTGGTAGCAAGGAAGTGGTAGAAGCTGTATATAACTATTGGATGAGAAAACGGAAGCAAAAACGATCTTTGCTGATAAGGGTTTTCCAG GGTCATCAATCAAAGAGAGCTCCACTTATCCCTAAGCCCTTGCTGCGAAAAAGGAGGTCGTTTAAGAGACAACCCAGTCAGTTTGGTAGAAGCAATCAACCAAGTGTTTTGAAAG GTGTCTACTTGTGTATATTGACGAGTGTTGTAAATGTTTGTCTGATCTCGTATTCGTTTTCAGCATTTGCAGCTGAACAAGATGCCATGGAAGAGAATGCAATGCTGAGGATTGAAGAGGCGAAAGCCAATGCAAACATGTCGATGGAATTAGCCATACATAAACGCAGAAGGGCTCAATCTCTTGCTCAGAATGCAGATTTGGCCACCTACAAGGCCACAATGTTAATTAGAATAGCCGAAGCAGCTCTTGCTGCAGAATCAGTAGACGACGCAGCagcttattttcttgattga